The genomic segment TGTTGAGTCTGAAGGCTTGTTCGGGTTCCCTCCCAGTGGCATCGAAGGACATCTGCGGGATGTTTTTGTACCTAGGGCGAAAagtgtgttttgatttattgtgaCGTATTTTTGTGGGATAAACATCTTGTCTCATGTGTTCAATGTGTAATACAAGGAACAGACCAATagatttattttagattttgtaaAAGGTCCAAATCTAATGGGGCGCCTTCTATCATCACACGACCAATTGACTAAATCATGGCTTTAGAGGGTCAAGGAGTTTATCCTGTGCTGCCTCCCTGACCCCTGAGCAGAGAAGCAGAGCAGACACTCACAGTCGGATCTCAGCCGGATGAGAATCATCGTCTTCTCCAGAAATTATGATGCCCTTGAGCTTCACGCTGCCTGTAAAACTGAAAGAGATGCAACACGCTTACAGAGGAGATGCTATCTGGACCAAAACAAGACGCTGTGACGGTGAAACACGAGAGGAGGGCAGAAGCTGTCATGATCGAtaaacagtgaaatgtaaaaaccaaaaatgaaatgagtcacTTTGGTGTGAAAttgcaaaatacaaaaagagtTCATCTCTGCATTACTTTGCAACAATGGGCTGTTTTTTTGCCAACagattttataataataaacaacacGCATGATGGGGATGACATATAATTTTAGGACTTACGGGATGTTGAACAGCAACTCTTCATCTGCATCACTTTCAACAAACTAGGAGAGGAAAAGGTGAATCCTTTCAGAGTAATTACCGTGTGACGGCAACAATAAGCCACTTTAATTTCACTCTCAGACTGGGATTTGGCCAAACTCACTGACATGAAGAGACCATCAATGCCATGTGTGTTACAGTGCTGACACCTTTTGAGCCCATAATTGTTCAGTTCAACAAATTCGCCTTTGTTAGTGCACATCTAAATGTGCAGACATCATTTTACTGCTGTGATACTGAAGAAAATCTTAAGAAGTGCAAATTTTCCAGAAAGTTCTGGCGGCGTCTTTTCTGTTCCTTCCTGCCATCTGGGCGGATTTCTGTTCATGTGTTTGAGGCAgatattaaatgtattaaatatattaaatatattgacCTGTGCCTCTGCAGTCCGGCCTGACCTTTGTGGATGGAAACCGCCCAGATGCCACCAAAGGAGCCACAATCATGAtaattctgattttttttttaatggagctAGActtgtactttttcttttcctgtgcaGGAGCTCAGCTTCGTTTTGTGGTAAATATTAaactttgtctctgtgtctgcagccagCGGCCCCTCGCAGACCTCCTCCCCGGCCGGTACCTTGTCCCGCTCGGTGCGCTTCTCCCAGGGCTTGAACACCAGCTTTCCGTCCCCGTCCCGGCTCTCGTTCAGGCACTGCAGCTTCTCCAGGTCGATCCGCCGGTACAGTCCGTACTCCAGGCCCCTCTCCGCCGGCTCGTGTTCCCCCTCACAGCCGCAGCCGTGACCGTGTCCGTGAGCGTGGCCGGACATCGTGGAGCAGAAGCGGCTGCTGGTCCTGACGGGATGGACCGGTCCGGAGCTCCGGATGTTTTTATAAAGAGAAATGAGCTCAGCAAGTTTCACTTCACAGCGACATGCCCTCCGCGGTCAGGCCGCCGGATGTTACGGCGTCTTCCGGGTtcaggttttcaaaataaaactaacactGGCGCTAGAACGATTAAATAAAATGGGtttaatgtcattttatatgaactgaggaaataaaaggaaacacacCTGCTTCAAACTATAACATTATTAAACAATATATTTCGCAATGACAcctttcaattatttttttttataggaatggattttatttgatattttggcCGCACTGAGCGAtgtgatggtaaaaaaaaaataaatttgaaggTAATAAGCATCGaaataaattacaataattTTACATTTGGTATAGAATATATATGTACGTACAAGATCCATTAAAAAATTGTTCCAAACCTACCAGCtgtagatagacagatagatagatagatagatagatagatagatagatagacagatagctagacagatagatagacagacagacagatagacagacagagaaactgaTTTTTAAGGAACGTGATTCAGTGAGGTATAAAAAcgttaaaatttgttttattttgaagggctggTGGGAGTCTTCCTCTGAAGCTTTGAGGTCTCTTTACCTGCGTGACGAACAAAACATCAGGCACGTGACCtgccctctgattggctggcgtCTCTTACCACCAAATGTCATTAAGTGACGCGAACTTTCATCAGGtcacaataaacaacaaaacaaaacaatctctTTTTTAAACCCTTAAGATTGACGAGTAAAGATCTGAGACACTGaagggaaaaacacatttcagcctaaaactgaaataaatgtgttattattagacaatttacagaaaaaaatacaagcatTCACGACCTTTGGTGTTATTTATCAGATCAATCAGACAAAAATTCAGATGTTCATAAAAGAGACAGGAACAATTCAAGGGCAAAAAGtcaattttaataaaaatgaccatataacatttattaaaatctaataaaattacaattttaatctACTTCCTATCGAGCCCATGTTGTGGGGTTCCAGGTCCCAgtgttgaaaataaatacatctcaTCATCATTGTTGTGGACCGAAGCCGCAGACATCCGACCACCTTTACTTcctcattgttgtttttcttcatctttttagTCGTCACTTGAGCACATTTGTCACAGTGAAGCAAATAGAAAGAGGGACGCACACATtcaacagcaggaaaacatggGCTGAAGCCACAGGGGGTTAAAATAAGTctagatgtgtttgtgtatgtgtgtgtctgtgtgtgtgtgcagttcatAGGTATAATTTCAGCCCTACAAACTGAAAAGGGTACgaggcaaaacatttttaaatatgcatgtatgtgtttctgCTTTCACCAGCCAGTTGATGTCTCAGGTGGAGTCTTAACGTTGCAGCTGACGTGCACCATGCAAGcaattaaaagacaaaacaagtgTGTCGAGGTTTTCCTAATGTAGTGTATCGTTTGGTCATAAAGAAAAGTAACACATTACTAATCGGGAATTAGACGAGACCATCAAAAGACCTCTCAGGTGTGTACcgtaaatatgaagctacaacCAGAAGCTGATCAACACAAAGTTCGGAAAAGGGTGGAGAAGAAATCTTCTGACTGTggccaaaagcagaaaaagctcTGGCTGCCAGGACctccaaaaatattttctaacaTTATGTCATGTTAGTTCAATCTGTATAACAAAGCAGTGACACTACAGCGCACATCATCATGGTGGCGATATGGCCCAGAAGTCCTCAGTGGTTATTAATACATTATAGAGTAAAACCGTATCCTCGGGAATATAATGTTCAATGGATGTTCATTTATACAAGTGGCAGCTTCAATTAACCTTaaaacctaaaacaaacaaacaaaaaaggtaaTGGTTGAAAAAAAGTGCCTgatattatttagttttttccccattttcagTCACAGGCAGATCGAAGTATCTGATGACTTACACggggaatttaaaaaaagaaagatatctGCGTAAATAGTTTTCCAAATACTGTAtgatgttaataaaaaaaaagaagaagaaatcaatgGAGGGGTCAACAGAAGTCTAGCAGAATGAAAATAGAGTTCATCAGAAACTTTGATCCTGCTGTGCTTGGAAACTGAGCTAAAACATGTCATAaaaatttcataaaaaacatgacatgatgTGTTAAAAGTTTCAGTTAAAGGTGCTTGTACCAAgatctttttctgcctttataGAGTCAGAAAgaatattttctccttttccagtctttatgcagAGATAACTGGTTATTCcttaaaaaagccaaaacaaaaacatagcaGGAAGAGTAACATGAATCCTTTTACACCCTATAAAAAGTGAGCGACTTAATTTCCTTAGCACAGATATTAGAGCGTTTGACCATCATTCAAGATTTAAATACTTATTTGAAGAGCCCAaaacagatgatttaaaaaaaaaaaaaaacaaaaaaacaaaaacattttccaccaATACTGTAAAGTTCACGATATGTTTGGGGGGTTAAGATCATGTaaaagtgatgtgtgtgtgtgtgtgtgtatgcgtgtgtgcgtgtgtgcggtAAAATCTTTACcaaacttaaattaaaaacacagttgGAATAAAATACATTCAGTTTCTTTCACACTATCGGCGGGAGAATCTGTTCTTGAATGCTTTGATAGTTTTGGCCATCATGGGGGCGATTTCTGccagagaggaaacagacaatattttacttttaaagcaatgtcttccaaaaaaaaaaaaaaaacttcaacacACACTTACTTTTGACTGCTGGCTTATCCCTGGCGGtatgtcctcctcctcctgctgctcctccacccaGAGCTGAGGAGCGGGACGAGCTGGGCGAAGGGTTGagctgggaggaagaggaggagcggCTGGACTCACCAGAGTACTCTGTGTTGGCTGGCCTTATCCTGAAAgacaaaggaagaggaaatctggtgaatttaaaatgatgaagTGACGGAAGTTAACACCTGTTGATACTTCTGACTCCAAACCATATCATTCTTCTCAAAGGACCTAATGTCAAGTcaaaatgtctaaaataaaaagGGACAAAGACTGAGatcaaaatttcacattttcacatgcaGAGAAAAATTTGGTGACTTCTGCCTCATGTCATATTTATTCTCAGATACCGAGTTTAATCAATATGCAACCAAACTGTGTTCTCTTGTATTATACTGACTTAATGGGAGCTGCGGCTGAGTTGGAGGCGGCTGTTGACAGACCGCTGGTGGTGCCAAACTTCTCCTGTCGTCGGCGAACGTCACGTGGCGGCTTGGCGACAGAATTtacaaatgccatctttaccTGCCGTCCTGCCAGGAGAAACACAACGTCActctaaaacacatttaaagactTTTATAAACATACATTCAAGAACTGCGGAAAAACACGCCGTCTCATCTGTGAGATAGAACTCTTTGTTTTGATCTGAGCTGAACTCAACGCCACATAACCTCGATCAGTCAGTCCAAAAGCTCCAAACCTTCAGAGCCCCTCCCTTACTTTGGTTCAGTAACTTTTACGCTCATTCTAAATTTTTGgttgtaaaattttaaatggaGAGCACGGTTGAGAGTTTAACCTTTGGGTTTGTTGGCGTGAGCAGACGTGATGTTCTGGGTGAGGAGCCTCAGCCGCTCCTCGCGCTCATCGTGCAGTCTCAGATACATTTCTCTCCACGACTCGTACTCCTGAGGAGACTCGCGCTTGAAGTCCCGGTGACAGTGACGCATC from the Echeneis naucrates chromosome 11, fEcheNa1.1, whole genome shotgun sequence genome contains:
- the pithd1 gene encoding PITH domain-containing protein 1 gives rise to the protein MSGHAHGHGHGCGCEGEHEPAERGLEYGLYRRIDLEKLQCLNESRDGDGKLVFKPWEKRTERDKFVESDADEELLFNIPFTGSVKLKGIIISGEDDDSHPAEIRLYKNIPQMSFDATGREPEQAFRLNRDPVAELEYPTKIARFSNVQHLSIHISKNFGAESTRVYYIGLRGEYSEAHRHEVTICNYEAAANPADHKVESIFPQTNFIS